The genome window ATGCGCAGATGCGCGGCAAGTCGACGGTGGAAACACCGGCGTCCAAGCTGCGCGCATGGGTGTTGGATGTGCTGGCCGACGAAGGCTATATCCGCGGCCACGAAGCCAAGACGGGCAAAGATGGCCACCCGGCCATCGAAATCAGCCTGAAGTATTTCGACGGCACCCCCGTCATCCGCGAATTGAAGCGCGTCTCCAAACCCGGTCGCCGGGTCTATATGGGCACGCGC of Paracoccaceae bacterium contains these proteins:
- the rpsH gene encoding 30S ribosomal protein S8 → MNDPIGDMLTRIRNAQMRGKSTVETPASKLRAWVLDVLADEGYIRGHEAKTGKDGHPAIEISLKYFDGTPVIRELKRVSKPGRRVYMGTRDIPQVRQGLGVAIVSTPKGVMSDASARTANVGGEVLCTVF